One Oryza glaberrima chromosome 11, OglaRS2, whole genome shotgun sequence genomic region harbors:
- the LOC127755929 gene encoding uncharacterized protein LOC127755929 has translation MGDDIDARYEVPRTAEFIRARAYTRVALQFPDEMLRDAAAVAQALRRELGGGGVKLFVMADTAYNSCCVDEVGASHIDAQCVVHYGHACMSPTSNLPAFFVFGKTPLDTNACGRSLLECSRESDKRILVFYGLEYAHALDDLKAVVAELYKSHSRSVEVQYADVLCSVMSPSSAAEVEHGQSDGSTHSDDLSIQSDVATFVNNCCNVEGSTRKYGLGGLTWSTSIDDNMEDYLLYWIGQDNSAFANIVLTFNKCDIVRYDTIANQPSRDVSHLMKILRRRYYLVEKAKDANIVGILVGTLGVAGYLHIIEQMKDLIKAAGKKSYTLVMGRPNSAKLANFPECEVFVYVSCAQTALLDSKDFLAPVITPFEAVLAFSRGREWTGEYLLDFKDLITTDKPEISSTTEEARFSFIKGGYVEDNCLEDNEEQPETSLALAEVTEKALSIKNQNNDAVLYQGGAKSAIDYLKARSYRGLTGEYEGPAPDSVLTGRTGRAAGYNNEKKEITQ, from the exons ATGGGCGACGACATCGACGCGAGGTACGAGGTCCCCCGCACGGCGGAGTTCATCCGCGCCCGCGCCTACACCAGGGTCGCGCTCCAG TTCCCGGACGAGATGCTcagggacgcggcggcggtggcgcaggcgCTGCGGCGGGAGCTAGGCGGCGGTGGGGTGAAGCTGTTCGTGATGGCCGACACGGCGTACAACTCGTGCTGCGTCGACGAGGTGGGCGCGTCCCACATCGACGCCCAGTGCGTCGTCCACTACGGCCACGCCTGCATGAGCCC AACATCCAATTTGCCTGCTTTCTTCGTGTTTGGGAAAACACCATTGGATACCAATGCTTGTGGACGCTCATTGTTGGAGTGCTCGAGAGAAAGTGACAAACGCATCCTG GTTTTTTATGGATTAGAGTATGCACATGCATTGGATGATCTTAAAGCAGTAGTTGCGGAATTATACAAATCACATTCTCGCAGTGTTGAAGTTCAGTATGCAGATGTTCTCTGTTCAGTTATGAGCCCAAGCTCTGCTGCAGAAGTGGAACACGGTCAATCTGATGGAAGCACTCATAGTGATGATTTATCTATACAAAGTGATGTAGCGACATTTGTGAATAATTGTTGCAACGTGGAAGGATCCACACGCAAGTATGGCCTTGGAGGACTAACATGGTCTACATCCATAGATGATAATATGGAGGACTATTTGTTATATTGGATAGGACAAGATAACTCAGCATTTGCCAACATTGTGCTTACCTTCAATAAATGTGATATAG TTAGGTATGATACAATAGCAAATCAACCGTCAAGGGATGTCTCTCATCTGATGAAAATACTTAGGCGCAG ATATTACCTTGTGGAGAAGGCGAAGGATGCAAATATTGTTGGCATTTTGGTGGGGACCCTGGGTGTTG CTGGTTATCTTCACATCATTGAGCAAATGAAAGATCTGATCAAGGCTGCTGGAAAGAAATCATATACGTTAGTCATGGGCCGACCTAATTCCGCAAAACTTGCTAATTTCCCTGAG TGTGAAGTTTTTGTTTATGTTTCTTGTGCCCAAACTGCTCTATTGGATAGCAAAGATTTTTTAGCTCCAGTCATTACACCTTTCGAAGCTGTATTAGCTTTTAGCAG GGGAAGGGAATGGACAGGAGAGTATCTTCTAGATTTCAAGGATTTGATCACTACAGATAAACCAGAAATTTCAAGCACAACTGAAGAAGCAAGATTTTCCTTTATCAAAGGTGGCTATGTGGAAGATAATTGCCTTGAAG ATAACGAGGAACAGCCAGAGACATCGCTTGCACTTGCTGAGGTAACAGAGAAGGCGCTAAGTATAAAAAATCAGAATAATGATGCAGTTCTTTACCAAGGAGGAGCAAAGTCTGCGATCGACTATCTCAAGGCACGATCCTACCGTGGTCTCACCGGAGAATACGAGGGTCCAGCACCAGACTCGGTCTTGACAGGCAGAACAGGGAGAGCTGCCGGTTACAACAACGAGAAAAAGGAGATTACACAGTGA
- the LOC127755550 gene encoding probable 2-oxoglutarate-dependent dioxygenase AOP1: MANMHGSIPRIDFAGIIDLAALPPPAAPPPPGADHLRPRWAAVRAAVMDALRAHGCFEAVVDGLISPELRAAVLGPGGAAESVLSLPASAKARGNDPGEGKPYHGYVGGIPGLPYESVAISDPLSPTAVRAFAARVWPAAAAAFPEEAVVAYAGRLAAVEAAVRRMVLESVGATASSAGAVEAQAAATAFKLRLSEYAAPGGGEDARLGLPAHRDTSFLAVVTQNGVDGVEVECGRGDGGWARPTLSPSSFLVFSGDTLKALTNGQVYNPLHRVVVSGDEARYSAILFSLPVDGAAVRPLDETVDGDHPAMYRPFDYGEYAVFCYLPENMTPEVMKHAHKLEAFAAVRTTTTASAP; encoded by the exons ATGGCCAACATGCATGGCAGCATCCCAAGGATTGACTTCGCCGGAATAATCGACCTAGccgcgttgccgccgccggcagcgccgcctccccccGGCGCCGACCACCTACGGCCACGGTgggccgccgtgcgcgccgccgtcATGGACGCGCTCCGCGCGCACGGCTGCTTCGAGGCGGTCGTGGACGGCCTCATCTCCCCggagctccgcgccgccgtgctcggcccgggcggcgcggcggagtcCGTGCTGTCGCTGCCGGCGAGCGCCAAGGCGCGCGGCAACGACCCCGGCGAGGGCAAGCCGTACCACGGCTACGTCGGCGGCATCCCCGGCCTGCCCTACGAGAGCGTGGCCATCTCCGACCCGCTCTCCCCCACCGCCGTCCGCGCCTTCGCCGCCCGGGtgtggccggccgccgccgccgcgttcccggaggaggcggtggtcgcGTACGCGGggaggctggcggcggtggaggcggcggtgcggcggatGGTGCTGGAGAGCGTGGgcgcgacggcgtcgtcggcgggggccgtggaggcgcaggcggcggcgacggcgttcaAGCTCCGGCTGTCGGAGTACGCGGCGCCCGGCGGTGGGGAAGATGCGAGGCTGGGGCTCCCCGCGCACCGGGACACGAGCTTCCTCGCCGTGGTGACGCAGAACGGCGTGGACGGCGTCGAGGTGGAgtgcggccgcggcgacggcggctgggcTCGCCCAACGCTCTCGCCGAGCTCCTTCctcgtcttctccggcgacaCGCTCAAG GCACTGACAAACGGGCAAGTGTACAACCCTCTGCACCGGGTGGTGGTGTCCGGCGACGAGGCCCGCTACTCCgccatcctcttctccctcccggtggacggcgccgccgtccgcccgcTCGACGAGACGGTCGACGGCGACCACCCGGCCATGTACAGGCCATTCGACTACGGCGAGTACGCCGTGTTCTGCTACTTGCCGGAGAACATGACGCCGGAGGTCATGAAGCACGCCCACAAGCTggaggccttcgccgccgtgcgcACCACTACTACTGCATCTGCCCCTTAA
- the LOC127753638 gene encoding disease resistance protein RGA5-like, translating to MAGALVSASTGVMESLLGKLSTMLEKEYAKKKAVEKDVLFLRNELSSMNTVMQKYVMLSEPDLQVKAWMKEVRELAYDIEDIIDAFMARSEKSNEPTGIRGFIINNILKLRELLSSCTISQEIEKLKNQVLEVNDRRKRYKLDVSVSMGTGCESIDPRLPAFYSEVGGLVGIDGPRDKIIKLLRENAADEDCGFVNRLKMVSIAGFGGLGKTTLAKQVYQKIKWQFDCAAFVFVSQIPDMKRVLLDLLCGLGASGNTWDDEKQLIDKIREFLHDKRYIIVIDDIWSISSWEILKCVLPENNSGSRIITTTRILDISMICCSTFNGSIYRIKPLSDDDSRRLFCRRIFHGEHSCPSHLEELSKAILRKCGGLPLAILHIASLLATKSNTKEEWELVLNSIGSALENSHILQGLKKILLLSFYDLPPQLKTCLLYLSIYPEDCMINSKELIRKWIAEGFIAEDSGKRLDQVAESYLNDLINRSMILPFDITHDDGVQYYQVHDVVLNIIISMSKEENFVTIIDGHKCSSLQEKIRRLSLQFNDSEDVVVPTNITNRSCVRSLSIFGITKQVPYFMDLQSLRVLDLGYCTLLQNQHIECLGSMLQLRYLVLHSQLITELPDEIGNLQHLEMLDVTLCSIQALPDTIVRLQKLVCLYVSTKVKLPEMIGTMQCLEELFHISSNSIRLAGDLKCLKKLRDLAIAVEDPVGTKSSTLRYREVVRSSLTELGRHNLQSLSLNYKGDENFILDSSMGSCFSTQRLRKLIIGKTISRVPEWMSIFDNLTHLQLCISRMEQSDINILKGIDSLIFLRLVFTGHAPHGRIVIDNRGLQALKELYLLCFIPGMWPVFEPGAMQELQKYHLTFKLQKVHCKNSVLDFGLQHLSSLQHISAIIIPSGATSEDTLVAEDAIRSATSIHPNQPIAEIFVE from the exons ATGGCGGGTGCACTGGTGAGCGCCTCTACGGGGGTCATGGAGTCTCTCCTTGGCAAGCTATCCACTATGTTGGAGAAAGAGTACGCCAAGAAGAAAGCGGTAGAGAAGGATGTGCTGTTCCTGCGAAACGAGCTGAGCAGCATGAACACCGTGATGCAGAAGTACGTGATGTTGAGTGAGCCCGACTTGCAAGTGAAGGCTTGGATGAAAGAGGTAAGGGAGCTGGCCTACGACATCGAGGACATCATTGACGCTTTCATGGCTCGGAGTGAAAAATCCAATGAGCCTACAGGTATCAGAGGATTTATCATCAACAATATCCTGAAACTGAGAGAGCTGCTCTCAAGCTGTACTATTTCTCAAGAGATTGAAAAACTTAAGAACCAAGTTCTCGAGGTGAACGATCGTAGAAAAAGGTATAAGCTTGATGTATCTGTGTCCATGGGTACCGGCTGTGAATCCATTGACCCTCGCCTGCCAGCGTTTTATTCCGAGGTAGGTGGACTTGTCGGGATCGATGGGCCGAGGGACAAAATTATCAAGTTGCTAAGGGAGAATGCAGCTGATGAAGATTGTGGATTTGTGAATCGACTTAAGATGGTGTCTATCGCAGGGTTTGGAGGTTTGGGGAAAACTACTCTTGCCAAACAAGTTTATCAGAAAATCAAATGGCAGTTTGATTGTGCTGCTTTCGTGTTTGTATCTCAAATCCCAGATATGAAGAGGGTTCTTTTGGATTTGCTTTGTGGACTTGGGGCTTCTGGTAATACATGGGATGATGAGAAGCAACTCATTGACAAGATCAGAGAATTTCTTCATGACAAGAG GTATATAATTGTCATTGATGATATCTGGAGCATATCTTCTTGGGAGATCTTGAAGTGTGTATTGCCTGAGAACAATTCTGGCAGTAGAATAATTACAACTACACGTATTCTTGACATATCCATGATATGTTGCTCTACTTTCAATGGAAGTATTTACCGCATCAAACCATTAAGTGACGACGACTCCAGAAGGTTGTTTTGTAGAAGAATTTTCCATGGTGAGCATTCGTGTCCATCACATCTAGAAGAGCTTTCAAAAGCAATTTTAAGAAAATGTGGTGGTTTGCCATTGGCCATACTTCATATTGCTAGTTTGTTGGCAACCAAATCTAACACAAAGGAAGAGTGGGAGTTGGTGCTAAATTCAATTGGCTCAGCACTTGAAAATAGCCATATTCTACAAGGTCTGAAAAAGATACTGTTACTCAGTTTCTATGATTTACCACCACAATTGAAGACTTGCTTACTATATCTCAGTATATATCCAGAAGATTGCATGATCAACTCCAAAGAGTTGATAAGGAAATGGATAGCTGAAGGATTTATCGCGGAAGACAGTGGGAAGAGATTGGACCAAGTAGCAGAGAGTTATCTTAATGATCTTATCAACAGAAGCATGATCTTACCTTTCGACATTACTCATGATGATGGTGTACAATATTATCAAGTCCATGACGTTGTCCTTAACATTATCATATCTATGTCGAAAGAAGAGAATTTTGTCACGATAATAGATGGGCATAAGTGCAGTTCTTTGCAGGAAAAGATCCGTCGATTATCCCTCCAGTTCAATGATTCAGAAGATGTTGTAGTGCCAACAAACATAACAAACAGAAGTTGTGTCCGTTCACTCAGTATATTTGGGATTACTAAGCAAGTGCCATATTTTATGGATCTTCAATCTTTGCGAGTGTTGGACTTAGGTTATTGTACATTGTTACAGAATCAGCACATTGAATGTTTAGGAAGTATGCTTCAACTTAGGTATCTGGTTCTCCATTCTCAATTAATCACTGAACTTCCTGATGAAATTGGGAACTTGCAACATCTAGAGATGTTAGACGTCACATTATGTTCCATACAAGCTCTTCCAGATACCATTGTTCGATTACAGAAACTCGTGTGTCTATATGTGAGTACTAAAGTGAAACTACCAGAAATGATTGGAACTATGCAATGTTTAGAGGAGCTGTTCCACATATCAAGCAACTCTATAAGATTGGCTGGAGATCTTAAATGTCTGAAAAAACTGAGAGATCTTGCAATAGCTGTTGAAGACCCTGTTGGGACAAAGAGCTCTACATTGAGATACAGGGAAGTAGTTCGGTCATCCCTTACTGAATTGGGCAGACACAACCTGCAGTCACTCTCACTGAATTACAAAGGTGATGAGAATTTCATTCTGGATTCGTCGATGGGTTCATGCTTCTCAACTCAGCGTCTCCGGAAACTTATCATTGGGAAAACTATTTCCAGGGTGCCAGAGTGGATGAGTATATTTGACAATCTCACACACTTACAACTGTGCATCTCAAGGATGGAACAGAGTGATATTAACATACTCAAAGGAATTGACTCTCTGATCTTTCTCCGCCTCGTATTTACAGGGCATGCTCCTCATGGAAGGATAGTCATCGACAACCGAGGATTGCAAGCTCTTAAGGAATTATATCTTCTATGTTTCATTCCTGGGATGTGGCCAGTGTTCGAGCCAGGAGCTATGCAAGAATTACAGAAGTATCACCTCACGTTCAAGCTACAGAAAGTACATTGCAAGAATAGTGTTTTGGACTTTGGTCTCCAGCATCTTTCAAGCCTCCAGCACATAAGTGCGATAATTATTCCATCTGGTGCTACCAGTGAGGACACATTGGTTGCAGAGGATGCCATCAGGAGTGCTACAAGTATCCATCCCAACCAACCAATAGCTGAAATTTTTGTCgagtaa
- the LOC127753651 gene encoding uncharacterized protein LOC127753651 → MASATAPQPVSSPSAAAGAASNNPHKRKKPAARGKGKGKGRLAKTPRRSDDPGDLPRRRSKPSDRFLKLLRKRARDYNSDDSDEEERLPDEDEDEDEDEEEGASGSGDDEAAGAVTRFEQGCRAFRVAFTKIMAKKLPDDPLGPILSAHKKLVAAKLAEDAEEHKPKGEGRREKRMAAEKGHVIPTNHLDSKEKELIKIATQGVVRLFNSVSKAQNCRKGLNPSRSKDAKVLAKETKQAFLTELSKTSNQSQKGKASSNFSKNNSKDEDEPGWAPLRETYMLGSKLKDWDKMQTSDVVNEQTEIPLDDSSDEE, encoded by the exons atggcctccgccaccgccccgcAGCCTGTGTCCTCTCCATccgccgcagccggcgccgCGTCGAACAACCCCCACAAGCGcaagaagccggcggcgagggggaaggGCAAGGGCAAGGGCCGCCTCGCCAAGACGCCCAGGCGCTCCGATGACCCCGGcgacctcccccgccgccgcagcaagcCCAGCGACAGGTTCCTCAAGCTGCTCCGCAAGCGCGCCCGCGACTACAACTCCGACGactccgacgaggaggagcgcctcccggatgaggatgaggatgaggatgaggatgaggaggagggggcctCCGGCTCCGGtgacgacgaggccgccggcgcGGTGACGAGGTTCGAGCAGGGATGCCGCGCGTTCCGCGTCGCCTTCACGAAGATCATGGCCAAGAAGCTCCCCGATGACCCGCTG GGTCCAATTCTTTCGGCGCACAAGAAGCTGGTCGCCGCCAAGTTGGCCGAGGACGCGGAAGAACACAAGCCCAAGGGAGAAGGCCGCAGGGAGAAGCGCATG GCTGCAGAGAAGGGCCATGTCATTCCCACAAATCATTTAGATAGTAAAGAGAAGGAGCTCATCAAAATCGCAACCCAAGGGG TCGTCAGGTTGTTCAACTCG GTAAGCAAGGCGCAGAATTGTCGGAAAGGTTTGAACCCATCAAGGAGTAAAGACGCCAAAG TGTTGGCAAAAGAAACAAAGCAGGCCTTCCTCACAGAATTAAGCAAAACATCTAACCAAAGTCAAAAGGGCAAGGcatcttccaacttttctaaG AACAATAGCAAAGACGAAGACGAACCTGGGTGGGCACCCCTACGCGAGACATACATGCTTGGGTCGAAATTGAAAGATTGGGATAAAATGCAG ACCTCTGATGTTGTGAATGAACAAACGGAGATCCCTTTGGACGACTCTTCTGATGAGGAATAG